The genomic window TATTGCGTCCGCTCCTCCCGCTCCTCTGCTATAATCTCGGTTTTTACCGCAAAATATTTTCCGGAGTGACCGAACGTGGAAGAGTTGGCAAGCCAGTACGAGCCTAAAAATGTGGAGGAGCGGTGGTACCGCGAATGGATAAACTCCGGCGTTTTCAAAGGGGATGACACCTCCTCAAAGCCCGCGTTCTCCATAGTAATACCCCCGCCAAACGTCACCGGCGCCCTGCACATCGGCCACGCCCTGAACAATACGCTCCAGGATATCCTTTGCCGCTACAAGCGGATGGACGGCTATAACGTTCTTTGGATGCCGGGAACGGACCACGCCGGGATAGCCACCCAGAACGTGGTGGAGAAAAAACTGGCCGCCGAAGGGATAAACCGGCAGGCCCTGGGGCGCGAAAAATTCATAGAAAAGGTGTGGGAGTGGAAGGAGCGGTCCGGCGGCACGATCATAGGCCAGCTTAAAAGGCTTGGCGCGTCGTGCGACTGGGACCGCGAACGGTTCACCATGGACGAGGGGCTTTCCAGGGCGGTGCGCGAGGTGTTCGTGTCACTGTACGAGGAGGGGCTCATTTATCGCGGGGAGTACATGATCAACTGGTGCCCCCGTTGCCACACCGCCCTGTCCGACCTGGAGGTGGAATATCACGAGCGGGACGGGCATCTGTGGAGTGTTCTGTACCCGATCGAGGAAGGGGGCGAAGGGCTTGTCATCGCCACAACCCGGCCGGAGACGATGCTGGGGGACACAGCCGTGGCAGTCCACCCGGAGGATGAGAGATATAAGAAGTTCATCGGCAAACATCTGGTCTTGCCTTTGACCAGCCGGAAAATCCCTGTTATCGCCGACGAATATGTGGACAGGGCCTTCGGGACCGGCGCCCTGAAAGTGACCCCCGCCCATGATCCCAACGATTTTACGATAGGAAACAGGCACGGCCTGCAAAGGCTAAAGGTGATCGCCGACGATGGGACGATGAGCGCCGGCGCCGGAGAGCCATTTGCCGGGCACGACAGGTTCAAGGCGCGCAAGATGGTGGTGGAGGCGCTGGCTGAAAAGGGGCTTCTGGTGAAAGAAGAGCATCACCGCCACGCGGTGGGGCATTGCTACCGGTGCCAGACGGTGATAGAGCCCAACCTTTCCAAACAGTGGTTCGTGAAGATAGCGCCGCTGGCGGAGCCGGCGATCAAGGCCGTGGAGGATGGCCGTATTCAGTTCGTGCCCAAACACTGGGAAAACCTTTATTTCGACTGGATGAGAAACATCCGGGACTGGTGCATAAGCCGCCAGATATGGTGGGGCCACCGCATCCCGGCATGGACCTGCGCCGATTGCGGCGAGGTGATGGTGCTGCGGGAGGATCCGGAGAAGTGCGCCCTTTGCGGCAGCGTGAACCTGAACCGGGAGACCGACGTGCTGGACACATGGTTCTCTTCGGCCCTATGGCCATTTTCCACCATGGGTTGGCCCGGAAAAACAAAAACGCTGGAGACTTTTTACCCGACCTCCACGCTGGTGACCTCTTTCGACATCATTTTCTTCTGGGTGG from Nitrospinota bacterium includes these protein-coding regions:
- a CDS encoding valine--tRNA ligase, whose amino-acid sequence is MEELASQYEPKNVEERWYREWINSGVFKGDDTSSKPAFSIVIPPPNVTGALHIGHALNNTLQDILCRYKRMDGYNVLWMPGTDHAGIATQNVVEKKLAAEGINRQALGREKFIEKVWEWKERSGGTIIGQLKRLGASCDWDRERFTMDEGLSRAVREVFVSLYEEGLIYRGEYMINWCPRCHTALSDLEVEYHERDGHLWSVLYPIEEGGEGLVIATTRPETMLGDTAVAVHPEDERYKKFIGKHLVLPLTSRKIPVIADEYVDRAFGTGALKVTPAHDPNDFTIGNRHGLQRLKVIADDGTMSAGAGEPFAGHDRFKARKMVVEALAEKGLLVKEEHHRHAVGHCYRCQTVIEPNLSKQWFVKIAPLAEPAIKAVEDGRIQFVPKHWENLYFDWMRNIRDWCISRQIWWGHRIPAWTCADCGEVMVLREDPEKCALCGSVNLNRETDVLDTWFSSALWPFSTMGWPGKTKTLETFYPTSTLVTSFDIIFFWVARMIMMGLKFAGDVPFRHVYIHALVRDAEGQKMSKSKGNTIDPLDVMGKYGSDAMRMTLTALAAQGRDIKLSEERIEGYRNFANKLWNASRFALMNLAGFDFSKTGVDRGDLALADRWILSRLQNTVKEVRHALDEYRFNEAASAIYQFTWREFCDWYLELIKPRLYGHEEGGDAARNTMVFTLDNILRLLNPIMPFITEELWQKIKPSGDLLARAAFPAVDDKWIAPAIEKDMAVVMETTVVIRNIRHELGIKPSTRLSAVALVKDHEEVLETVARQAPFIAKLSNTDITPSADPASRPKSSAVGVAGDVEVFVNLEGLPEAAEWKAKALKELARLEKEIGIFEKKLSNEKYVANAPAEVVEKDREKLEGYIARAAKLRGYL